TGAAAAATTCAAATCCCTTTCTAGCTCCTGGATTTTCGGAAGCAACGAATCTTTCTCCTTCTTTTTCCGCGGCGACGTTGATGCTAAAACGACTTCTTACCCTCAAATCTTCAAGAAACAATCCTTCCGAATTGTAGATTCCGATTTTGGAAACGGAATCAAACGCGGAAACGCTGACTTGAACTATGTTCGAAGAGACGCTCCGGGCGTTTTGGTCCGCACGAAATAAAATTTCCAACTTTTCATGGGGAGAAACTTTACGAGGATCCCTTACGTTTGCCGGAAACGAAGGCGGCTTCAAATCGCCTTTTAATACCAGTGTTTGTCCTTTCCCTTTTGCGGTTCCCCTGGAATCCGCCAAAAGGTCTATGAGAGAAATCAAATGCTCCACGTCTTCGTTGTTGGTATGTGCGTAGAGAACGTCGGTTCCATAGATAAGTCGGATTCCGATTCCGTAATCGATTCCTGCAAAACTTTGTTCTATCTTTCGATCTCTTAAACTTACGGAAGAAGATCTTGTCTCCTCCTCGAATATTTCTACGAAATCCGCTTTCCTGGAAAGTCCCGCTTCCAGGATGAGTTGGGCTTTGTTTGTCTGCATCCTATCCTTTTAGACTCCTAAGAAATTCAGAGCCCGTAGTTCTTTTTTGATCAAGGTTTTTTGATTTTTTCTCTGTATTTAATCGCATGTGCGGTTGCTTTCCACTTGATTCGATTCCAGACGACCAAAAGAATACTCGTTTCTTCCACTTCAAAACGATAATTGATAATTTCGTCCCCTCCGAGCGCCTTGGACTTATCCAATAATTCTCTGTAACCGGTTTCACCCGTCACCCAGAACATGAGCCAGGAAGTATAAACTCCTTCGGTTTCTACGGTTCCTAAAATTTGAAAATCGTCCGAGTTTAAAACGTACTGAGTGAAGTTGGTACTTAGTCCTGGAATACGTATATCTCTGTAAATACAATCACCCAATAAAAAGGAAACGAAAAACAAAAACAGAATACTTTTATATTTCAAAACGTTCATATGCTTCCCTCAAATTCTTGAAACAAATTCCATTATAAATCTAGAATATAATTTTGTTCCGGTAATTTTCCTTGCAATGCAAGTCGGATATAATCGATCCCTTTTAAATCGTCAGAATACCTCGGAATCAAATGAAAGTGCATATGAGGAACCATCTCTGAAACCGTCACAGTATAAACCTTAATCGGAGCATGATTTTTATAGATCCATTTTGTCGCAAACTCTAAGGCTTGTGCGAAATCGGAAAAAGAATCCTGAGTCCAATCCCGATAGGAAGTCCAATGAGAACGGGGTTCTATATAAAGATAACCTTTGAGTTTTTTTTCTTCCTCGCAGTGGCGCACAGAAAATTCTCCGAATCTCACAAGAACTTCCGAGAGATCACCGGACCGATGAAACTTACAAAGCGGGCATTCGGACATAGTAAAAACCTAAAAGCTGGTTTCTATAATAATTTCCAAGATTCTCCTCCTGTATAGGAGAAAATGATCGATAGAAAGATTTTACTCATCTTTACATAATAGAGTGTCCAAAATTCTACGTCTAGCGCAGATCTATGCTCAAATTAACGGTATTCTATTTTATAGGAGCGTATAAGCCACCAGGAAATGTTAGACAGTATGATATCTTTACAGAAAAACTTGAAACATATGACTTTTTTGAGCTAAAAAAAGGAAATACCGAATCAACAAAATTTAAAAACAAAAATACAACGGCCTTCAATTACTGGCTTCAACGAACCATGGAAATACCAAATCGTATTGGATATAAAAAAGATCAGAACAGCTTAAGCAACTCTGGACCAGCGTTTGAAACAAGAACAATATCGAAGAAGAAAGCATATCGAAACCCTGAAAGCTAAAATCACGTTCTAAAGGGAAATTGCTGAAAAATTTTTGTAGGAACTCTTACAGGAATGTAACAACGCTCAAACACCAGGCGTAATTTATCATAACGTTACTCACAAATACTTCGATCCGAGGATAAATCTGTAGGAATTCCGACAAATCCTCTGTGAAACGATCGCTCCACAACGCGCCCCTTAGAAAGCGTTGTGCCTGAGTTTCCCCTGATTTTTGGGTGGCGGGGTGATGAGCGACCCGTAGGGAGCAAATCATTGAGCCTGGAGGCGGGAAAATCTCAAGAGATTTTTCTCTATCAGAAAATCATACTTTTTGCAAGTAAAAAGCCTCATTCTTGTCGGAACACTTGAAAAATATCAATTTTCGATCCTTATTATCCCAAAAGTCTTCTTAATTTGTGGGTAACGTTATGGTAATTTATGGGAATTTCAACTTACCTAGAAAAGATACAGCATTTCTCCTTTTCATTTTTCCGACAAAACCAACCGACTGAAAAGTACTTGAAACGAAACCTTAAATCTCAGAAAAATAAACTCACACAAATCGATTTTACTACAACATTGATTCATCTTCATTTCCGTTCTTTAAGTTTTAGGATAAACATTGAATTTCATTTCCATTCCGGGTTTTAGACAAAAATTGAATTTACAGCGCGTCCCAAAACACCAGTTTACTCTGTCAGAAAGATCAAGCTGCGGGAACTCAACAGAACGCTCCCCATGGGCGCCATTTTGTCTTATCGTAATATCATTCAGAGGTTTCTTATGAAACGGTTTTTTTTTGTATCCACCTTCCTGTTATTTTGGAATCAATCAGTAGTCGCGGAAACGTTTCGTATTGAAAGTGAAATCACAGCGATAAAACGGCTGTTAGGAGATCCGACAGTCGTGGAAAAATCCTGGCTTGTCGAGTGGATTCCCGTTTGGAAAAAAGAGGAAGAATCCAGGCTGGAAGCATATTTAAAAAAAATTCTTTCTATTCAACTGAAAAATCCCCCTGCCAAGGAAAAACTCAAAACCGAATTCAAAAAAATCAAGAATTTAGGCGGAATACGAATTAGAAATCAAAAATCCACTCTGTTTTATCAGGTTTCTTACGGAACAGAATTTCCAAATCTTTCCCAGGTTCGTAGTTTTACGATCCAAGACTACTACGTTGATTTTTATCTCGGAAGACAAACTGGAATTACATCTGTGGAATTCCTAAAAACCGGTTTAACATGTGCGTTCTATTATTTTTCGGAAGATGAAACCCTTCTCTACTCTCAAGAATCCTCCGCATGGAAAATCAAAACTGAAAAAACTTTAGGAGAATTGAATTCCTTTTTCAAAACTCAAAATACAAATTGTCAGGGTTGTGAAAAGATTCGATTGATCGACGGCACGTTATTTTTCTTTCCTTCCCAGTCGGGAATTTCCTTTTGGCTTCGTCTCGGAATCAATTTTCTTCTTTTGATCTGTGCTTTCATCCTTACTATTTTTTTCTTTCGAAATTTTTGGATTCGCAATCGAGAAACACTCCGAAAGGCAATCCAAACTAAAAAAAACTTGGATCAGGAAAAAAAATCGATTCTTTCTCAATAATACTCAAATTTTTGCTATACAAATAATTACATATATTTTACATTAGTTTTCAGAAAACCGGGTGACATAAACCTGAGCTTGTGAAAAAAATCGAAACAGGCTCGTTTTTTTGGACCCAAAGGACATCTTTTTGTCCGGATTAGAAACCATAATTAAAAAAGATAACCGTTACTTGAACGGTGTGTTTCCTCTAAGAACCGTATCAATCAAGGAGGAG
The nucleotide sequence above comes from Leptospira weilii. Encoded proteins:
- a CDS encoding HIT family protein is translated as MSECPLCKFHRSGDLSEVLVRFGEFSVRHCEEEKKLKGYLYIEPRSHWTSYRDWTQDSFSDFAQALEFATKWIYKNHAPIKVYTVTVSEMVPHMHFHLIPRYSDDLKGIDYIRLALQGKLPEQNYILDL
- a CDS encoding LIC11742 family lipoprotein; this translates as MNVLKYKSILFLFFVSFLLGDCIYRDIRIPGLSTNFTQYVLNSDDFQILGTVETEGVYTSWLMFWVTGETGYRELLDKSKALGGDEIINYRFEVEETSILLVVWNRIKWKATAHAIKYREKIKKP